Proteins encoded by one window of Primulina huaijiensis isolate GDHJ02 chromosome 1, ASM1229523v2, whole genome shotgun sequence:
- the LOC140987266 gene encoding protein SCARECROW-like: MAAKAFAFGAIEGDNIRAARGGDTADHLSNYSTGLLQGCSKMVRKRAASEMELQQAVNGARFLRRAAAGTTSPPTPQGDYGDVTSLPLPNPPSQHSIQAPSYSTMMQSNYNNVTNLNTRAALARSDPSFSFIQNHVYYTAGASSTTALTNYTDSSAASSSLPSQISSSTPPLCVFSGLPLFPPDGSRGATTLQLSSASTSCSSLVTEETATWIDGIIKDLIQSSNVSIPQLILNVREIIHPCNPNLATLLEYRLRSLTTPSDDVRSGRKLDMLPPLNFESPSELRLHMQADNSSFLISQGLNAEPMINHGISWPPCNTQIHIQSNTPRTSSALSFASSPVTILSNSDEMPEQAQPQDQHLAHQQRQLKSPPGDSTTKLARTMNSAIDTMKEKKEEYRQQQRDEQGLQLLTLLLQCAEAVSADKLEEANKLLLEISQLATPFGTSAQRVAAYFSEAMSARLVSSCIGIYAALPTVPHSQKMATAFQVFNGISPFVKFSHFTANQAIQEAFEREDRVHIIDLDIMQGLQWPGLFHILASRPGGPPFVRLTGLGNSAEALEATGKRLSDFAEKLGLPFEFSPVTEKVGNLNPENLNVSSREAVAVHWLQHSLYDVTGSDANTLWFLQRVSPKVVTIVEQDLSHAGSFLGRFVEAIHYYSALFDSLGACYGEESEERHAVEQQLLSREIKNVLGVGGPSRRGEAKFTNWREKLQQSGFKGISLAGNAAAQATLLLGMFPSSDGYTLVEDKGSLKLGWKDLCLLTASAWRPSLSTE; the protein is encoded by the exons ATGGCGGCGAAGGCTTTTGCTTTTGGGGCTATCGAGGGTGATAACATACGTGCAGCTCGCGGAGGAGACACTGCTGATCATTTGAGTAATTATTCCACCGGTCTATTGCAGGGCTGCAGCAAAATGGTCAGAAAGAGGGCTGCGTCGGAGATGGAACTCCAACAAGCCGTCAACGGAGCCAGATTCCTCCGCCGGGCGGCCGCTGGTACCACGTCGCCGCCGACACCTCAGGGAGACTACGGGGATGTTACTAGTCTTCCTCTTCCTAACCCACCATCTCAACATTCAATACAAGCCCCCAGCTACTCCACGATGATGcaatctaattataataatgtcaCGAATTTGAACACCAGGGCGGCGTTAGCCAGGTCAGACccatcattttcttttattcaaaatcatgtttattacACTGCCGGAGCTAGTAGCACCACCGCCTTGACTAACTACACGGACTCCTCCGCCGCCTCCTCTAGCTTACCATCTCAAATCTCTTCTAGTACTCCTCCACTATGTGTTTTCTCGGGCTTGCCGTTGTTTCCTCCAGATGGAAGCCGAGGTGCAACTACCTTGCAGCTGTCTTCTGCTTCCACCAGCTGCTCTAGTTTAGTCACGGAGGAGACCGCCACGTGGATCGATGGAATCATAAAAGATCTCATCCAAAGCTCCAACGTCTCCATTCCCCAACTCATTCTCAATGTCCGGGAGATTATTCATCCCTGCAACCCTAATCTTGCCACCCTACTCGAGTATAGGCTCCGCTCACTTACTACGCCCAGTGATGACGTTAGGAGTGGTAGAAAGTTGGACATGCTGCCGCCTCTCAATTTTGAAAGCCCTTCCGAGCTCAGATTGCACATGCAGGCCGACAACAGTAGTTTCTTGATCTCACAGGGCCTTAACGCCGAGCCTATGATCAATCATGGCATAAGCTGGCCTCCCTGTAACACCCAGATCCACATTCAAAGCAATACTCCTAGGACGTCGAGTGCTCTTTCTTTTGCTTCCTCGCCGGTGACCATTCTTTCCAATTCTGATGAGATGCCTGAACAAGCTCAACCCCAGGACCAACACTTAGCGCATCAGCAGCGGCAGCTGAAGAGTCCGCCTGGAGATTCCACCACGAAACTAGCGAGAACAATGAACTCCGCTATCGACACAATGAAGGAAAAGAAAGAGGAATATAGACAACAGCAAAGAGACGAACAAGGCCTGCAACTTTTGACTTTACTCCTTCAGTGTGCGGAGGCAGTGTCAGCAGATAAATTGGAAGAAGCTAACAAGCTGCTTTTGGAGATCTCCCAACTCGCCACACCATTTGGCACGTCTGCCCAACGAGTTGCTGCTTACTTCTCAGAGGCAATGTCAGCCAGGCTAGTCAGCTCGTGCATAGGGATATATGCTGCGTTGCCAACTGTGCCGCATAGCCAGAAGATGGCGACGGCTTTTCAAGTCTTCAATGGGATCAGCCCTTTTGTCAAGTTCTCGCACTTCACTGCTAACCAGGCCATTCAAGAAGCGTTCGAGAGAGAAGATAGGGTTCATATAATAGACCTCGACATCATGCAAGGGCTACAGTGGCCAGGCCTCTTTCACATTTTGGCATCTCGGCCCGGTGGTCCTCCATTTGTTCGCCTAACAGGATTAGGAAACTCCGCCGAGGCTCTCGAAGCAACTGGAAAGCGCTTGTCAGATTTTGCGGAGAAATTGGGGCTGCCATTCGAGTTTTCGCCTGTAACCGAAAAAGTTGGCAACCTCAACCCCGAGAATTTAAATGTGAGCAGCAGGGAGGCTGTTGCGGTTCACTGGTTGCAGCATTCGCTATACGATGTCACTGGCTCCGACGCAAATACGTTATGGTTCTTGCAAAG AGTATCCCCTAAAGTGGTCACAATCGTCGAGCAAGACTTGAGCCATGCAGGTTCTTTCCTGGGAAGATTCGTCGAAGCGATTCATTACTACTCAGCCTTGTTCGACTCTCTTGGAGCTTGCTACGGGGAAGAGAGCGAAGAAAGGCATGCAGTGGAGCAGCAACTATTGTCCAGGGAGATAAAGAACGTGTTGGGCGTCGGGGGTCCATCGAGAAGAGGGGAGGCCAAGTTCACAAATTGGAGAGAAAAGCTTCAGCAATCTGGCTTTAAAGGTATATCGTTGGCGGGCAATGCCGCAGCCCAAGCCACTCTCCTGCTTGGAATGTTCCCTAGTTCTGATGGCTACACTCTAGTGGAGGATAAGGGCTCCCTTAAGCTTGGTTGGAAAGATCTGTGTTTGCTCACTGCATCGGCCTGGAGGCCTTCCTTGTCCACCGAGTAG
- the LOC140966354 gene encoding protein RGF1 INDUCIBLE TRANSCRIPTION FACTOR 1-like, with amino-acid sequence MIMEHHDKPAWLESLYAQKFFASCPIHDSSKKNEKNICCLDCCNSICPHCVASHRSHRLLQIRRYVYHEVVRLEDLEKLMDCSNIQAYTINAAKVVFIKKRPQNRHFKGSGNYCTSCDRSLQEPFIHCSLGCKVDYVLKHYKNLSPFLKVCKTLQLSPDFFIPQDMGDDETMYTTLSSDSDSDNVSFSCTELVRKKRSGLYVCGRLSNTVTDEDMATSMSRRKGIPHRSPLC; translated from the exons ATGATCATG GAACATCATGACAAACCTGCATGGTTGGAATCTCTCTACGCGCAGAAATTCTTTGCCTCTTGCCCGATTCACGACAGTTCGAAGAAAAACGAGAAGAATATTTGTTGTTTAGATTGTTGCAATAGTATTTGCCCCCACTGTGTCGCTTCTCATCGATCCCACAGGCTTCTTCAGATTCGTCGGTACGTGTATCATGAAGTTGTTAGGTTGGAAGATCTTGAGAAGCTAATGGACTGCTCAAACATTCAG GCGTATACGATTAATGCCGCGAAGGTGGTGTTTATCAAGAAAAGACCACAGAACAGGCATTTCAAAGGGTCTGGAAACTACTGCACTTCTTGTGATAGGAGCCTCCAAGAACCCTTCATCCATTGCTCACTTGGTTGCAAG gTTGATTATGTCCTTAAACACTACAAGAATCTTTCTCCATTCCTGAAAGTATGTAAAACCCTACAACTTAGTCCAGATTTCTTCATTCCTCAAGACATGGGGGACGACGAGACGATGTACACGACGTTGAGCTCGGACTCGGATTCCGATAACGTGAGCTTTTCTTGCACTGAGCTTGTGAGGAAAAAGCGAAGTGGACTATATGTTTGTGGAAGATTGTCTAATACAGTAACAGATGAGGACATGGCCACAAGCATGAGTAGGAGGAAAGGCATTCCCCATAGGTCACCATTGTGTTag
- the LOC140972773 gene encoding F-box/LRR-repeat protein At3g26922-like, with the protein MKPNTSILPTTIEDLPEDVLVHILSFLPTLDANCTSILARSWRDLWHQVPGLRFDILPFYKKSSQRYSPARASFANCIWRAFFLLPPHRPLKYFQLAFHNADFGNREMEVRSWIRSAVRRGVLKLELRFYDHPWTEVSPRTWRIYFEDWRYLENMSEKFEFWFLNIMNSSVTEVQLHNCAFSFPSNVSAGFESLKILVLRDVLLTHKHQIECLVLLCFNLEILQLESIQSTGVDEFRIHLKKLKKLTMKGHFRLDDFDDSALLLMDIDTPELLSLTVVDFGVRFSSVRLNVPSLVEADFDFSRRYSCSYDLWHSLIIYFQGVERLRIQNMWRFPPKMLPTFSYLKKLELITGFAENDRLGIFDFLEASPMLEMIIMDYDNLTAGWFDFNGFHDDEDKMDNNFVDLKIPRLKEIKLTNYRNSRNERYLVEMFKANKVILEKIVAVPQKFFDEEPSSPIVLWESKPLALMENVQEDLEHN; encoded by the exons ATGAAGCCTAACACCAGTATACTCCCGACCACCATCGAAGATTTACCGGAAGATGTACTCGTCCATATACTCTCGTTTTTACCGACTTTGGACGCAAATTGTACCAGCATACTGGCCCGGTCATGGCGCGATCTTTGGCACCAGGTACCTGGACTTCGCTTTGACATTCTTCCTTTTTACAAGAAATCTTCGCAACGCTATTCCCCCGCTCGAGCTTCATTCGCGAACTGCATATGGCGAGCATTTTTTCTACTACCACCACACAGGcctctcaaatattttcaacTAGCTTTTCACAACGCGGATTTCGGAAATCGTGAAATGGAGGTTCGCTCGTGGATTCGCAGCGCCGTCAGACGTGGAGTTTTAAAACTAGAACTCCGTTTTTACGACCACCCTTGGACGGAGGTCAGCCCACGGACATGGAGGATATATTTTGAAGACTGGAGATATCTCGAAAACATGTCCGAGAAATTTGAGTTCTGGTTCTTAAATATTATGAACAGCTCAGTCACGGAAGTTCAACTCCATAATTGTGCTTTTAGTTTCCCTTCCAATGTATCTGCGGGATTTGAATCCCTCAAGATATTGGTGCTACGTGATGTGCTGTTGACGCACAAGCACCAGATAGAATGTTTGGTGTTATTATGCTTCAATCTTGAAATATTGCAATTGGAGTCGATTCAGAGTACAGGGGTGGATGAATTTCGCATTCACCTAAAAAAGCTTAAGAAATTGACAATGAAAGGCCATTTCAGACTTGATGACTTTGATGATAGTGCTCTACTATTAATGGATATCGACACACCAGAACTTCTTTCATTGACAGTGGTCGATTTCGGTGTTCGGTTCAGCTCTGTGCGCCTCAATGTGCCATCATTGGTTGAAGCTGATTTCGATTTCAGCAGAAGATATTCCTGTAGTTACGATCTTTGGCATAGTTTGATTATCTACTTTCAGGGTGTGGAGCGGCTGCGCATTCAAAACATGTGGCGTTTTCCG CCGAAAATGCTGCCTACGTTCAGTTATCTCAAAAAATTGGAGCTGATTACTGGATTTGCCGAGAACGATCGACTCGGTATATTCGACTTTCTTGAAGCATCACCTATGCTTGAAATGATAATCATGGATTATGACAATCTCACGGCCGGCTGGTTTGATTTCAATGGTTTTCATGACGATGAA GACAAGATGGATAACAATTTTGTTGATCTCAAAATACCAAGACTTAAAGAAATTAAGTTGACAAATTACAGAAATAGCAGGAACGAGCGGTATTTGGTGGAGATGTTCAAGGCAAACAAAGTGATCTTGGAGAAGATCGTGGCTGTTCCACAAAAATTTTTCGATGAAGAACCGTCGTCCCCGATAGTGCTTTGGGAATCTAAACCGCTTGCATTG ATGGAAAACGTCCAAGAAGATTTGGAACACAATTGA